One Citrobacter amalonaticus genomic window carries:
- the rsmG gene encoding 16S rRNA (guanine(527)-N(7))-methyltransferase RsmG, with product MLNKLSRLLADAGISLTDHQKNQLIAYVEMLHKWNKAYNLTSVRDPNEMLVRHILDSIIVAPHLQGERFIDVGTGPGLPGIPLSIVLPQAHFTLLDSLGKRVRFLRQVQHELKLDNITPVQSRVEEFPAEPPFDGVISRAFASLNDMVSWCHHLPGEKGCFYALKGQLPEDEIASLPPVFCVESVVKLQVPNLEGERHLVVIKPNKI from the coding sequence GTGCTCAACAAACTCTCACGCCTGCTGGCAGACGCCGGCATTTCGCTTACCGATCACCAGAAAAATCAGTTGATTGCGTATGTTGAAATGCTGCACAAATGGAACAAAGCGTACAACCTGACCTCTGTGCGGGATCCCAACGAGATGCTGGTTCGTCACATTCTCGACAGCATTATCGTTGCGCCGCATTTACAGGGTGAGCGTTTTATTGATGTCGGTACCGGACCAGGGCTGCCGGGCATTCCGTTGTCCATTGTGCTTCCGCAAGCGCATTTCACCTTGCTCGACAGTCTGGGTAAACGCGTGCGTTTCCTGCGTCAGGTCCAGCATGAGCTGAAACTGGATAACATCACGCCAGTGCAAAGTCGTGTAGAGGAATTTCCCGCAGAGCCGCCGTTTGATGGCGTGATCAGCCGGGCGTTCGCTTCACTCAATGACATGGTGAGCTGGTGTCACCACCTTCCGGGCGAGAAGGGCTGTTTTTATGCGCTGAAAGGCCAGCTCCCGGAAGACGAGATTGCGTCGCTTCCCCCGGTGTTTTGCGTTGAATCTGTGGTTAAACTGCAGGTTCCAAATCTGGAAGGTGAGCGTCATCTGGTGGTGATTAAGCCAAACAAAATTTAA
- the atpI gene encoding F0F1 ATP synthase subunit I — MSVSLLSRNVARKLLFIQFLAVVASGLLFSLKDLFWGTSAICGGMAVFLPNVLFMIFAWRHQAHTPAKGRVAWTFAFGEAFKVLAMLILLVVALAVFKAVFLPLIVTWVLVLVVQILAPAVINNKG, encoded by the coding sequence ATGTCTGTGTCGCTCTTGAGTCGAAACGTTGCTCGTAAGCTTCTGTTCATTCAGTTTCTGGCGGTAGTAGCAAGTGGATTGCTGTTCAGCCTCAAAGACCTCTTCTGGGGCACTTCCGCAATATGCGGAGGTATGGCAGTCTTTCTGCCTAACGTGTTGTTTATGATATTTGCCTGGCGTCACCAGGCGCATACACCTGCTAAAGGCCGAGTGGCCTGGACGTTCGCCTTCGGTGAAGCCTTCAAGGTGTTAGCGATGCTGATTTTGCTGGTGGTGGCGCTGGCGGTTTTCAAGGCGGTATTTTTGCCGCTGATCGTTACGTGGGTTTTGGTGCTGGTGGTTCAGATACTGGCGCCGGCTGTAATTAACAACAAAGGGTAA
- the atpB gene encoding F0F1 ATP synthase subunit A, which translates to MASENMTPQDYIGHHLNNLQLDLRTFSLVDPHNPPATFWTLNIDSIFFSVVLGLLFLALFRSVAKKATSGVPGKFQTAIELIIGFVHGSVKDMYHGKSKLIAPLALTIFVWVFLMNLMDLLPIDLLPYIGEHIFGLPALRVVPSADVNVTLSMALGVFILILFYSIKMKGIGGFTKELTLQPFNHWAFIPVNLILEGVSLLSKPVSLGLRLFGNMYAGELIFILIAGLLPWWSQWILNVPWAIFHILIITLQAFIFMVLTIVYLSMASEEH; encoded by the coding sequence ATGGCTTCAGAAAATATGACGCCGCAGGATTACATAGGACACCATCTGAACAACCTTCAGTTGGACCTGCGTACATTCTCGCTGGTGGATCCGCATAACCCCCCAGCCACCTTCTGGACGCTCAATATTGACTCCATATTTTTCTCGGTGGTGCTGGGTCTGTTGTTCCTGGCTTTGTTCCGCAGCGTGGCCAAGAAGGCGACCAGCGGCGTACCAGGCAAGTTTCAGACCGCGATTGAGCTGATAATCGGCTTTGTGCATGGTAGCGTGAAAGACATGTACCATGGCAAAAGCAAGCTGATTGCACCGCTGGCCCTGACGATCTTCGTTTGGGTATTCCTGATGAACCTGATGGACTTACTGCCAATCGACTTGCTGCCGTACATCGGCGAGCACATCTTCGGTCTGCCTGCACTGCGTGTGGTTCCGTCTGCTGACGTGAACGTTACCCTGTCCATGGCGCTCGGCGTATTTATCCTCATTCTGTTCTACAGCATCAAAATGAAAGGCATCGGTGGCTTCACGAAAGAGTTGACGCTGCAGCCGTTCAATCACTGGGCGTTCATCCCTGTCAACTTAATCCTTGAAGGGGTAAGTCTGCTGTCTAAACCGGTTTCTCTCGGTCTGCGACTGTTCGGCAACATGTATGCCGGTGAGCTGATTTTCATTCTGATTGCTGGTCTGTTGCCGTGGTGGTCACAGTGGATCCTGAATGTGCCGTGGGCCATTTTCCACATCCTGATTATTACGCTGCAAGCCTTCATCTTCATGGTTCTGACGATCGTCTATCTGTCGATGGCGTCTGAAGAGCATTAA
- the atpE gene encoding F0F1 ATP synthase subunit C, which yields MENLNMDLLYMAAAVMMGLAAIGAAIGIGILGGKFLEGAARQPDLIPLLRTQFFIVMGLVDAIPMIAVGLGLYVMFAVA from the coding sequence ATGGAAAACCTGAATATGGATCTGCTGTACATGGCTGCCGCTGTGATGATGGGTCTGGCGGCAATCGGTGCTGCGATCGGTATCGGCATCCTCGGGGGTAAATTCCTGGAAGGCGCAGCGCGTCAACCTGATCTGATTCCTCTGCTGCGTACTCAGTTCTTTATCGTTATGGGTCTGGTGGATGCTATCCCGATGATCGCTGTAGGTCTGGGTCTGTACGTGATGTTCGCTGTCGCGTAG
- the atpF gene encoding F0F1 ATP synthase subunit B: protein MNLNATILGQAIAFVLFVLFCMKYVWPPLMAAIEKRQKEIADGLASAERAHKDLDLAKASATDQLKKAKAEAQVIIEQANKRRAQILDEAKTEAEQERTKIVAQAQAEIDAERKRAREELRKQVAILAVAGAEKIIERSVDEAANSDIVDKLVAEL, encoded by the coding sequence GTGAATCTTAACGCAACAATCCTCGGCCAGGCCATCGCGTTTGTCCTGTTTGTTCTGTTCTGCATGAAGTATGTATGGCCGCCGTTAATGGCTGCCATCGAGAAGCGTCAAAAAGAAATTGCTGACGGTCTTGCTTCTGCTGAACGCGCACACAAGGATCTTGACCTTGCAAAGGCCAGCGCGACCGACCAGCTGAAAAAAGCGAAGGCGGAAGCTCAGGTAATCATCGAGCAGGCGAACAAACGTCGCGCTCAGATCCTGGACGAAGCCAAAACGGAAGCAGAACAGGAACGTACTAAAATCGTGGCCCAGGCGCAGGCGGAAATTGATGCCGAGCGTAAACGTGCCCGTGAAGAGCTGCGTAAGCAAGTTGCTATCCTGGCTGTTGCTGGCGCCGAGAAGATCATCGAACGTTCCGTGGATGAAGCTGCTAACAGCGACATCGTGGACAAACTTGTCGCTGAACTGTAA
- the atpH gene encoding F0F1 ATP synthase subunit delta, with protein sequence MSEFVTVARPYAKAAFDFAVEHQSVERWQDMLAFAAEVTKNEQMAELLSGALAPETLAGSFIAVCGEQLDENGQNLIKVMAENNRLNALPDVLEQFIHLRAASESISEVEVTSANELSEEQLAKISAAMEKRLSRKVKLNCKIDKSVMAGVIIRAGDMVIDGSVRGRLERLADVLQS encoded by the coding sequence ATGTCTGAATTTGTTACGGTAGCTCGCCCCTACGCCAAAGCAGCTTTTGACTTTGCCGTCGAACACCAAAGTGTAGAGCGCTGGCAGGACATGCTGGCGTTTGCCGCCGAGGTGACTAAGAACGAACAAATGGCAGAGCTTCTCTCTGGCGCACTGGCGCCGGAAACGCTCGCCGGGTCGTTTATCGCAGTTTGCGGTGAGCAACTGGACGAAAACGGTCAGAACCTGATTAAGGTTATGGCTGAGAATAACCGTCTGAACGCGCTCCCGGATGTTCTTGAGCAGTTTATTCACCTGCGTGCCGCGAGTGAGTCTATCTCTGAGGTAGAAGTCACTTCCGCGAACGAACTGAGTGAAGAACAGCTTGCGAAGATTAGCGCTGCGATGGAAAAACGTCTGTCACGCAAAGTTAAGCTGAATTGCAAAATCGATAAGTCTGTAATGGCGGGCGTAATCATCCGTGCGGGTGATATGGTCATTGATGGCAGCGTACGCGGCCGTCTTGAACGTCTTGCAGACGTCTTGCAGTCTTAA
- the atpA gene encoding F0F1 ATP synthase subunit alpha: MQLNSTEISELIKQRIAQFNVVSEAHNEGTIVSVSDGVIRIHGLADCMQGEMISLPGNRYAIALNLERDSVGAVVMGPYADLAEGMKVKCTGRILEVPVGRGLLGRVVNTLGSPIDGKGPVDNDGFSPIEVIAPGVIERQSVDQPVQTGYKSVDAMIPIGRGQRELIIGDRQTGKTAMAIDAIINQRDSGIKCVYVAIGQKASTISNVVRKLEEHGALANTIVVVATASESAALQYLAPYAGCAMGEYFRDRGEDALIVYDDLSKQAVAYRQVSLLLRRPPGREAFPGDVFYLHSRLLERASRVNAEYVENFTKGEVKGKTGSLTALPIIETQAGDVSAFVPTNVISITDGQIFLETNLFNSGIRPAVNPGISVSRVGGAAQTKIIKKLSGGIRTALAQYRELAAFSQFASDLDEATRKQLSHGQKVTELLKQKQYAPMSVAQQGVVLFAAERGYLEDVELAKIGSFEAALLAYVDRDHAPLMQEINQTGNYNDEIEGKLKAILDSFKATQSW, from the coding sequence ATGCAACTGAATTCCACCGAAATCAGCGAACTGATCAAGCAGCGCATTGCTCAGTTCAATGTTGTGAGTGAAGCTCACAACGAAGGTACTATTGTTTCTGTAAGTGACGGTGTTATCCGCATTCACGGCCTGGCCGATTGTATGCAGGGTGAGATGATTTCCCTGCCGGGTAACCGTTACGCTATCGCACTGAACCTGGAGCGCGACTCCGTGGGTGCCGTGGTGATGGGTCCATACGCTGACCTCGCCGAAGGTATGAAGGTTAAGTGTACGGGTCGTATTCTGGAAGTTCCGGTTGGCCGTGGCCTGCTGGGCCGTGTGGTTAACACACTGGGTTCCCCGATTGACGGTAAAGGTCCGGTTGATAACGATGGCTTCTCGCCAATCGAAGTTATCGCACCGGGCGTAATCGAACGTCAGTCCGTCGATCAGCCGGTGCAGACTGGTTATAAATCCGTTGATGCCATGATCCCAATCGGTCGTGGTCAGCGTGAATTGATCATCGGTGACCGTCAGACCGGTAAAACCGCGATGGCAATCGATGCCATCATCAACCAGCGTGATTCCGGCATCAAATGTGTGTACGTGGCTATTGGCCAGAAAGCGTCCACCATTTCTAACGTGGTTCGTAAACTGGAAGAACACGGCGCACTTGCCAACACCATTGTTGTTGTGGCGACCGCGTCTGAATCTGCTGCACTGCAATACCTGGCGCCGTATGCCGGTTGCGCAATGGGCGAATACTTCCGTGACCGCGGTGAAGATGCGCTGATCGTTTATGATGACCTGTCTAAACAGGCTGTTGCTTACCGTCAGGTTTCCCTGCTGCTCCGTCGTCCGCCAGGACGTGAAGCATTCCCGGGCGACGTGTTCTACCTCCACTCCCGTCTGCTGGAACGCGCATCCCGCGTTAACGCGGAATACGTTGAGAACTTCACCAAGGGTGAAGTGAAAGGTAAAACCGGCTCCCTGACCGCTCTGCCGATTATCGAAACCCAGGCGGGTGACGTTTCTGCGTTCGTTCCGACCAACGTAATTTCTATTACCGATGGTCAGATCTTCCTGGAAACTAACCTGTTCAACTCCGGTATTCGTCCGGCGGTTAACCCGGGTATCTCCGTATCTCGTGTAGGTGGTGCTGCTCAGACCAAGATCATCAAGAAACTGTCCGGTGGTATCCGTACCGCGCTGGCACAGTATCGTGAACTGGCTGCGTTCTCTCAGTTCGCATCCGACCTGGACGAAGCAACCCGTAAACAGCTGAGCCACGGTCAGAAAGTGACCGAGCTGCTGAAACAGAAACAGTATGCCCCTATGTCTGTAGCACAACAGGGTGTGGTTCTGTTCGCGGCTGAACGCGGTTACCTCGAAGATGTGGAACTGGCGAAAATCGGTAGCTTCGAAGCCGCTCTGCTGGCTTACGTCGACCGTGACCATGCTCCGCTGATGCAAGAAATCAACCAGACTGGTAACTATAACGACGAAATCGAAGGCAAGCTGAAAGCTATCCTCGATTCCTTCAAAGCAACCCAGTCCTGGTAA
- the atpG gene encoding F0F1 ATP synthase subunit gamma encodes MAGAKEIRSKIASVQNTQKITKAMEMVAASKMRKSQDRMAASRPYAETMRKVIGHLANGNLEYKHPYLEERDVKRVGYLVVSTDRGLCGGLNINLFKKLLADMKTWSDKGVQCDIAMIGSKGVSFFNSVGGNVVAQVTGMGDNPSLSELIGPVKVMLQAYDEGRLDRLYVVSNKFINTMSQVPTLTQLLPLPASEDEELKQKAWDYLYEPDPKPLLDTLLRRYVESQVYQGVVENLASEQAARMVAMKAATDNGGSLIKELQLVYNKARQASITQELTEIVGGASAV; translated from the coding sequence ATGGCCGGCGCAAAAGAGATACGTAGTAAGATCGCAAGCGTCCAGAACACGCAGAAGATCACTAAAGCGATGGAGATGGTCGCCGCTTCCAAAATGCGTAAATCGCAGGATCGCATGGCGGCCAGCCGTCCTTATGCAGAGACCATGCGCAAAGTGATTGGTCACCTTGCGAATGGTAATCTGGAATATAAGCACCCGTACCTGGAAGAACGCGACGTTAAACGCGTGGGCTACCTGGTGGTGTCGACTGACCGTGGTCTGTGCGGTGGCTTGAACATTAACCTGTTCAAAAAGCTGCTGGCGGATATGAAAACATGGTCCGATAAAGGCGTTCAGTGCGACATCGCAATGATCGGCTCTAAGGGCGTGTCTTTCTTTAATTCCGTTGGCGGTAATGTGGTTGCTCAGGTAACCGGTATGGGGGATAACCCTTCCCTGTCCGAACTGATCGGTCCGGTTAAAGTGATGCTGCAGGCTTACGATGAAGGTCGTCTGGACAGACTGTACGTTGTCAGCAACAAATTTATCAACACCATGTCTCAGGTTCCGACGCTGACTCAACTGCTGCCATTACCGGCATCAGAAGATGAAGAGTTAAAACAAAAAGCCTGGGATTACCTGTATGAACCCGATCCGAAACCGCTGCTGGATACCCTGCTGCGTCGTTACGTTGAATCTCAGGTTTATCAGGGCGTGGTAGAAAACCTGGCCAGCGAGCAGGCCGCACGTATGGTGGCGATGAAAGCCGCGACCGACAATGGCGGCAGCCTGATTAAAGAGCTGCAGTTGGTATACAACAAAGCTCGTCAGGCCAGCATTACTCAGGAACTCACCGAAATCGTCGGTGGTGCATCCGCGGTATAA
- the atpD gene encoding F0F1 ATP synthase subunit beta, whose product MATGKIVQVIGAVVDVEFPQDAVPRVYDALEVMNGKESLVLEVQQQLGGGIVRTIAMGSSDGLRRGLEVKDLEHPIEVPVGKATLGRIMNVLGHPIDMKGDIGEEERWAIHRAAPSYEELSSSQELLETGIKVIDLMCPFAKGGKVGLFGGAGVGKTVNMMELIRNIAIEHSGYSVFAGVGERTREGNDFYHEMTDSNVLDKVSLVYGQMNEPPGNRLRVALTGLTMAEKFRDEGRDVLLFVDNIYRYTLAGTEVSALLGRMPSAVGYQPTLAEEMGVLQERITSTKTGSITSVQAVYVPADDLTDPSPATTFAHLDATVVLSRQIASLGIYPAVDPLDSTSRQLDPLVVGQEHYDTARGVQSLLQRYQELKDIIAILGMDELSEEDKLVVARARKIQRFLSQPFFVAEVFTGSPGKYVSLKDTIRGFKGIMEGEYDHLPEQAFYMVGSIDEAVEKAKKL is encoded by the coding sequence ATGGCTACTGGAAAAATTGTCCAGGTAATCGGCGCCGTGGTTGACGTCGAATTCCCTCAGGATGCCGTACCGCGCGTGTACGATGCTCTTGAGGTTATGAATGGTAAAGAGAGTCTGGTGCTGGAAGTTCAGCAGCAGCTCGGCGGCGGTATCGTACGTACCATCGCAATGGGTTCTTCCGACGGTCTGCGTCGTGGTCTGGAAGTCAAAGACCTCGAGCACCCGATCGAAGTCCCGGTAGGTAAAGCAACCCTGGGTCGTATCATGAACGTCCTGGGTCACCCGATCGACATGAAAGGCGATATCGGTGAAGAAGAGCGTTGGGCTATCCACCGCGCAGCACCGTCCTATGAAGAGCTGTCCAGCTCTCAGGAACTGCTGGAAACCGGTATCAAAGTTATCGACCTGATGTGTCCGTTCGCGAAAGGCGGTAAAGTCGGTCTGTTCGGTGGTGCGGGTGTAGGTAAAACCGTAAACATGATGGAGCTGATCCGTAACATCGCGATCGAGCACTCCGGTTACTCCGTGTTTGCGGGCGTAGGTGAACGTACTCGTGAGGGTAACGACTTTTACCACGAAATGACCGACTCCAACGTTCTGGATAAAGTATCCCTGGTTTATGGCCAGATGAACGAGCCGCCGGGAAACCGTCTGCGCGTTGCACTGACCGGTCTGACCATGGCAGAGAAATTCCGTGACGAAGGTCGTGACGTACTGCTGTTCGTCGATAACATCTATCGTTACACCCTGGCCGGTACGGAAGTTTCCGCACTGCTGGGTCGTATGCCATCAGCGGTAGGCTACCAGCCGACCCTGGCGGAAGAGATGGGTGTTCTGCAGGAACGTATCACTTCTACCAAAACCGGTTCTATCACTTCCGTTCAGGCGGTATACGTACCTGCGGATGACTTGACTGACCCGTCGCCAGCCACCACCTTTGCTCACTTAGATGCAACCGTGGTACTGAGCCGTCAGATCGCGTCTCTGGGTATCTACCCGGCCGTTGACCCGCTGGATTCTACCAGCCGTCAGCTGGATCCACTGGTAGTCGGTCAGGAACACTACGACACCGCGCGTGGCGTACAGTCCCTGCTGCAGCGTTATCAGGAACTGAAAGACATCATCGCCATCCTGGGTATGGATGAACTGTCTGAAGAAGACAAACTGGTGGTAGCACGTGCGCGTAAGATCCAGCGCTTCCTGTCCCAGCCGTTCTTCGTTGCGGAAGTATTCACCGGTTCTCCGGGTAAATACGTTTCCCTGAAAGACACCATCCGTGGCTTTAAAGGCATCATGGAAGGCGAGTATGACCACCTGCCAGAGCAGGCGTTCTACATGGTTGGTTCTATCGACGAAGCCGTAGAAAAAGCCAAAAAACTTTAA
- a CDS encoding F0F1 ATP synthase subunit epsilon: MAMTYHLDVVSAEQQMFSGLVEKIQVTGSEGELGIFPGHAPLLTAIKPGMIRIVKQFGHEEFIYLSGGILEVQPGSVTVLADTAIRGQDLDEARALEAKRKAEEHIKSSHGDVDYAQASAELAKAIAKLRVIELTKKAM; encoded by the coding sequence ATGGCAATGACTTACCACCTGGACGTCGTCAGCGCAGAGCAACAAATGTTCTCTGGTTTGGTCGAGAAAATCCAGGTAACGGGTAGTGAAGGTGAACTGGGTATTTTCCCAGGGCACGCCCCACTGCTCACCGCCATTAAGCCTGGTATGATCCGCATCGTTAAACAGTTTGGTCATGAAGAGTTTATCTATCTGTCTGGCGGCATTCTTGAAGTGCAACCTGGCAGCGTGACCGTATTGGCTGATACCGCGATTCGCGGGCAGGATCTCGATGAAGCGAGAGCCCTGGAAGCGAAACGTAAGGCTGAAGAGCACATTAAGAGCTCTCATGGTGACGTGGATTACGCTCAGGCATCTGCGGAACTGGCCAAAGCGATCGCGAAACTGCGCGTTATCGAGTTGACCAAAAAAGCGATGTAA
- the glmU gene encoding bifunctional UDP-N-acetylglucosamine diphosphorylase/glucosamine-1-phosphate N-acetyltransferase GlmU encodes MLNKAMSVVILAAGKGTRMYSDLPKVLHTLAGKSMVQHVIDVANELGSSQVHLVYGHGGDLLKESLKEDNLNWVLQAEQLGTGHAMQQAAPFFGDDEDILMLYGDVPLISIETLQRLRDAKPQGGIGLLTVKLDDPSGYGRITRENGKVTGIVEHKDASEEQRQIQEINTGILIANGADMKRWLSKLTNNNAQGEYYITDIIALAYQEGREIAAVHPDRLSEVEGVNNRLQLSRLERVYQSEQAEKLLLAGVMLRDPARFDLRGTLVHGRDVEIDTNVIIEGHVTLGHRVKIGAGCVIKNSVIGDDCEISPYSVVEDAHLDAACTIGPFARLRPGAELMEGAHVGNFVEMKKARLGKGSKAGHLTYLGDAEIGDNVNIGAGTITCNYDGANKFKTIIGDDVFVGSDTQLVAPVTVGNGATIAAGTTVTRNVADNELVISRVPQVNKQGWKRPVKKK; translated from the coding sequence ATGTTGAATAAAGCGATGAGCGTAGTGATCCTTGCCGCAGGCAAAGGCACACGTATGTATTCCGATCTTCCAAAAGTGCTGCATACCCTTGCCGGGAAATCGATGGTTCAGCATGTCATTGATGTAGCTAATGAATTAGGCTCATCTCAGGTTCATCTGGTCTATGGCCACGGTGGCGATCTGCTTAAAGAAAGCCTGAAAGAAGACAATCTGAACTGGGTGTTGCAGGCGGAGCAGTTGGGCACCGGCCACGCTATGCAGCAGGCGGCGCCATTCTTTGGCGATGATGAAGACATTTTAATGCTCTACGGCGATGTTCCGCTGATCTCGATTGAGACCTTGCAGCGCCTGCGCGATGCCAAACCCCAGGGGGGAATTGGTCTGCTCACGGTTAAGCTGGACGATCCGAGCGGCTATGGTCGCATCACGCGTGAAAACGGCAAAGTGACCGGCATCGTTGAGCATAAAGATGCCAGCGAGGAACAGCGTCAGATCCAGGAAATCAATACCGGGATCCTGATTGCAAACGGCGCGGACATGAAGCGCTGGTTGTCTAAACTGACCAATAACAATGCGCAGGGTGAATACTACATCACCGATATCATTGCGCTGGCTTATCAGGAAGGTCGTGAAATCGCGGCCGTTCATCCCGATCGTCTGAGTGAAGTCGAAGGCGTCAACAACCGTCTGCAACTTTCCCGTCTGGAACGCGTTTACCAGTCCGAGCAAGCAGAAAAACTGCTGCTGGCGGGCGTGATGCTACGCGATCCGGCGCGTTTTGACCTGCGCGGTACGCTCGTTCACGGGCGAGATGTTGAAATTGATACTAACGTTATCATCGAAGGTCACGTCACGTTGGGCCATCGCGTGAAGATTGGCGCGGGTTGCGTTATTAAAAACAGCGTTATCGGTGATGACTGTGAAATCAGCCCGTACAGCGTAGTGGAAGATGCTCATCTGGACGCGGCCTGCACCATTGGACCCTTCGCTCGTCTGCGCCCTGGTGCAGAGCTGATGGAAGGTGCTCACGTCGGTAACTTCGTTGAGATGAAGAAAGCGCGTCTCGGCAAAGGCTCAAAAGCCGGTCACCTGACCTATCTGGGTGATGCGGAAATTGGCGACAACGTGAACATTGGCGCTGGCACTATTACCTGCAACTACGACGGCGCGAACAAGTTTAAAACCATTATTGGCGACGATGTGTTTGTCGGATCCGATACTCAGCTGGTGGCGCCAGTGACAGTGGGTAATGGGGCGACGATTGCGGCGGGCACCACCGTCACCCGTAACGTTGCGGATAATGAACTGGTGATAAGTCGCGTGCCGCAGGTTAACAAGCAGGGCTGGAAACGCCCGGTGAAGAAAAAGTAA
- the glmS gene encoding glutamine--fructose-6-phosphate transaminase (isomerizing): protein MCGIVGAIAQRDVAEILLEGLRRLEYRGYDSAGLAVVDAEGHMTRLRRLGKVQMLSQAAEEHPLHGGTGIAHTRWATHGEPSEANAHPHVSEHIVVVHNGIIENHEPLREELKARGYTFVSETDTEVIAHLVHWELKQGGTLRDAVLRTIPQLRGAYGTVIMDTRHPDTLLAARSGSPLVIGLGMGENFIASDQLALLPVTRRFIFLEEGDIAEVTRRSVAIFDKTGADVKRQDIESNLQYDAGDKGIYRHYMQKEIYEQPNAIKNTLTGRISHGEVDLSELGPKANELLSQVEHIQIIACGTSYNSGMVSRYWFESLAGIPCDVEIASEFRYRKSAVRRNSLMITLSQSGETADTLAGLRLSKELGYLGSLAICNVPGSSLVRESDLAMMTNAGTEIGVASTKAFTTQLTVLLMLVAKLARLKGLDASIEHDIVHGLQALPSRIEQMLSQDKRIEALAEDFSDKHHALFLGRGDQYPIALEGALKLKEISYIHAEAYAAGELKHGPLALIDADMPVIVVAPNNELLEKLKSNIEEVRARGGQLYVFADQDAGFASSDNMHIIEMPHVEEVIAPIFYTVPLQLLAYHVALIKGTDVDQPRNLAKSVTVE, encoded by the coding sequence ATGTGTGGAATTGTTGGCGCTATCGCGCAACGTGATGTAGCTGAAATCCTTCTCGAAGGTTTACGTCGTCTGGAATACCGTGGTTATGACTCTGCGGGTCTGGCCGTGGTGGATGCAGAAGGTCATATGACCCGTCTGCGTCGTCTGGGTAAAGTACAGATGCTGTCCCAGGCTGCGGAAGAACATCCGCTGCATGGCGGCACCGGTATTGCTCACACCCGTTGGGCAACGCATGGCGAACCTTCGGAAGCAAACGCGCATCCGCATGTTTCTGAGCACATTGTGGTGGTGCATAACGGCATCATCGAAAACCATGAACCGCTGCGTGAAGAACTGAAAGCGCGTGGCTATACCTTCGTTTCAGAAACCGACACCGAAGTGATTGCTCACTTAGTGCACTGGGAGCTGAAACAGGGCGGTACGCTGCGTGATGCCGTGCTGCGCACCATCCCGCAACTGCGCGGCGCGTACGGTACGGTAATCATGGATACCCGTCATCCGGATACGCTGCTGGCTGCGCGTTCAGGTAGCCCGCTGGTTATCGGTCTGGGGATGGGCGAAAACTTTATCGCCTCCGATCAACTGGCGCTGCTGCCGGTGACCCGTCGCTTTATCTTCCTGGAAGAAGGCGATATTGCGGAAGTCACCCGCCGTTCCGTCGCGATTTTTGATAAAACTGGCGCGGACGTGAAGCGTCAGGATATCGAATCTAATCTGCAATATGACGCGGGTGATAAAGGTATCTATCGCCACTACATGCAGAAAGAGATCTACGAACAGCCGAATGCGATTAAAAACACCCTGACTGGGCGCATCAGCCACGGCGAAGTGGATTTAAGCGAACTCGGACCAAAAGCTAACGAACTGTTGTCGCAGGTTGAGCATATCCAGATCATCGCGTGTGGCACGTCCTACAACTCCGGGATGGTTTCTCGCTACTGGTTTGAATCTCTGGCCGGTATTCCGTGCGATGTCGAAATCGCTTCTGAATTCCGCTACCGCAAATCAGCAGTACGCCGTAACAGCCTGATGATCACCCTGTCTCAGTCGGGCGAAACGGCGGATACGCTGGCAGGTCTGCGTTTGTCGAAAGAGCTGGGCTATCTGGGCTCACTCGCCATCTGTAACGTTCCGGGGTCTTCTCTGGTGCGTGAATCGGATCTGGCGATGATGACCAATGCCGGCACGGAAATCGGCGTGGCGTCGACGAAAGCGTTTACCACTCAGTTAACCGTTCTGCTGATGCTGGTGGCGAAACTGGCGCGTCTGAAAGGTCTGGACGCATCCATTGAGCATGACATCGTTCATGGCCTGCAGGCGCTGCCGAGCCGTATCGAGCAAATGCTCTCTCAGGACAAACGCATTGAAGCGTTGGCTGAAGATTTCTCTGACAAACACCATGCCCTGTTCCTGGGCCGTGGCGATCAGTATCCGATCGCTCTCGAAGGCGCGTTGAAGCTGAAAGAGATCTCCTACATCCATGCTGAAGCTTATGCGGCAGGTGAGCTGAAACACGGTCCGCTGGCGCTGATTGATGCCGATATGCCGGTTATCGTTGTTGCGCCAAACAACGAACTGTTGGAAAAACTGAAGTCCAACATTGAAGAAGTACGCGCCCGTGGCGGTCAGCTGTATGTCTTCGCCGATCAGGACGCTGGTTTTGCCAGCAGCGACAATATGCACATCATTGAGATGCCGCATGTGGAAGAGGTGATTGCACCGATCTTCTATACCGTGCCGCTGCAACTGCTGGCTTATCACGTGGCGCTGATTAAAGGCACCGACGTGGATCAGCCGCGTAACCTGGCAAAATCGGTTACCGTCGAGTAA